One Chryseobacterium tructae genomic window, CTTCTTCAATGGACACATAATCTTTATCCACTTGTCTGTTCAGGAATTTCTCTCTGAAATCAGAATAATCGTTCTTCAGGTCAGAAACATATTCTTTATTTCTGTCTCCCAATAATGAGCTTACCACGTTTACCGCTCTTGAGGCGTCATTAACGTGAACAACGGCATTTTTATATTTCAAATCGATTTTCACTGCGGTATGTGCCTTTGAAGTAGTAGCACCACCAATCAATAATGGAAAATCAAGGTTTTGTCTTTCCAATTCTGAAGCGATATATACCATCTCATCAAGACTTGGTGTAATCAATCCACTTAATCCGATGACATCTACTTTTTCTGCAATGGCAGTCTGAATAATTTTTTCAGCTGGAACCATTACTCCAAGGTCTACGATTTCGTAGTTGTTACATCCTAAAACTACGCTTACAATATTTTTTCCAATATCATGAACATCACCTTTTACGGTTGCCATCAAGATTTTTCCATTGGCTGGTCTTGATCCGTCTTTTTCAGCTTCAATATAAGGCTGTAAATAAGCGACAGCTTTTTTCATTACCCTTGCTGATTTTACAACTTGTGGAAGGAACATTTTCCCACTTCCAAATAAATCACCCACAACGCCCATTCCTGTCATCAGATTGATTTCAATAACATGAAGGGGCTTTGCAGCTACCTGTCTGGCCTCTTCTACATCTTCTTCAATAAAACGGTCAATTCCTTTTACCAAGGCATAGGTAATTCTTTCCTGCAAAGGATTGTTTCTCCATTCCAGATCTTCAACCTTTTCTTTCTTAACTGATTTATGTTTTTCGGAATAATCAAGAAGTCTTTCTGTAGCGTCTTCTCTCTTATCAAGGATTACATCTTCTACCAGCTCCAGCAATTCTTTATTAATCTCATCATAAACTTCCAGCATCGCAGGATTTACAATACCGATATTCATTCCGGCCTGAATGGCATGGTAAAGGAATACGGAGTGCATGGCTTCTCTTACCGTATCATTTCCACGGAATGAGAAAGAAACGTTGCTTACTCCTCCACTTACGGATGCATAAGGAAGATTTTGTCTTACCCAACGTGTCGCTTCTATAAAATCGATGGCATTTTTTCTATGCTCATCCATTCCCGTTGCTACCGGGAAGATATTTAAGTCGAAAATGATATCTTCTGCCGGGAACCCGATCTGGTTCACCAGGATATCATAAGATCGTTTTGAGATTTCTATTCTTCGTTCAAAATTGTCAGCCTGCCCTACCTCATCAAATGCCATTACAATCATTGCTGCACCATATCTTTTGATGGCTTTGGCATGTTTGATAAATTCTTCTTCTCCTTCTTTTAAACTGATGGAATTTACCACACATTTTCCCTGTGCCACCTGCAGACCTGCTTCCAGGATTTCCCATTTGGAAGAGTCTACCATAATTGGAATTCTTGCAATATCTGGTTCTGATGCTATTAAGTTCAGAAATTTGACCATGCATTCTTTTCCATCAATTAATCCGTCATCAAAATTGACATCAAGTATCTGTGCCCCTCCTTCTACCTGATGGCGGGCAATGTCTAATGCTTCAGAGAATTTCTCCTCTTTGATGAGTCTTAAAAATTTTTTGGAACCGGCAACATTGGTTCTTTCACCAACGTTGATGAAATTACTTTCCGGTGTTATGATAAGAGGCTCAAGGCCTGATAATCTTAAATATTTCATTTTATTCTTCTAAAATATAGTAGGCATTATTTGCATTCTGCCTTAATAAGTCCCTGTGCTTGCCTAAAGCGGTGAACAGCGGAAATCTTTTGTATGCCAAGCCATGTTCTTTAGCAAATTCTTCGATCTCTTCTGTGATCTCATTGTAATACATATAACTGTAATTGGGGAAAAGGTGATGTGCCACATGGAAATTAAAATTTCCTAATACATTTCTTACCCACCAGTTATTTTCTTTTAAATCATTGGTCACTTCAAACTGGTGATGAAGCCAGCTGAATGGAAGACCATTATCTTTATTTAATCTTGGAAAGGCATTATCAGGAAGCGGATGCAGTGGCAATAAAACAAACAATGCAAAAATACTTGCTGCAATCACCTGTAAAAACCAAGCCCCTAAAGCCAAACCAATTGATACTTTAAAGAACACAACCGGAACTACAATTTGATAAAAAAAGTAAAATAGTTTATAACTCACCATTTTCACTTTCTCTATGACAGGGATTCTTCCCTGCGTTTTCAAAATCACTCTTTCCTTGTCAAAGAAATCCCTGAAGTCTCTTATGAACATCCAATTGAATAAATACAGCGGATATACTAAAAAGAAAAACCTATGCTGATACTTCTGAACTCCTTTTGCCTTAATCCAAGGTACTATTAAAAGCAAACCACTCTGCTCAATATCGGTATCCCAGCCATCCACATTCGGATAGGCATGGTGACTTGCGATATGTCTTTTCTTCCAGATATAGGAATTGGCTCCTATGAAATCAAAAATATGCAGCACCGCTTCATTCAGCCTTTTACTTTTAAAGATATTGTTGTGGGCTGCTTCATGGATCAGATTTAAATAAATTAAAACCAGGAAAATTCCCATTAAAACAAAACTCAGGATATATACCCAATGTCTTTCAGCATTTAATACAGCGAAGAAATATAAACCTACATAGATCAGTGGCAAAAGAATCGCTTTGATCTTGATATAAATATCCCTGTTTTCAGGAATGGCTTCTACCCGTTGGTTCACTTTCTTTCTCAGCTCATTAAATAACCTGGCATCATCTGAATCTTTTAAGTAACTCGGCTTTTCCATTATATTAAATTTTGTGATTCACTTAAAGATAATATTTATAATCCAGCCTTCATTATTGATTTTAATTAAAAAAATCTATCTAATTACACAAATTCCTTCAATTTTCTTGGCTCATATTTTTCTACCAGCTCGGCAATCGCCTTGATATGCTCCGGAGTTGTACCACAGCATCCGCCAATAATATTGATCAATCCTTTTTCTGCATATTCTTTGATCTGTCTGGCCATATCTTCCGGTGTTTCATCATATTTTCCAAAGGCATTTGGTAAACCGGCATTCGGATACGCTGAAACATAGAATTCTGAGTTATGAGCCAAAGTTTCCAGGTAAGGCGTTAACTGGTCTGCTCCTAAAGCGCAGTTAAAGCCTACACTTAATAAATTCAGATGGGAAACAGAAATCAAAAAGGCTTCTGCTGTTTGTCCGCTCAATGTTCTTCCTGAAGCATCGGTAATGGTTCCAGAAACCATGATTGGAATTCTTATTCCTCTTTCTTCCTGAAGTTCATCAATTGCAAACAATGCTGCTTTAGCATTCAGGGTATCAAAGATGGTTTCTACCAATAGAATATCTGAACCTCCATCTAATAAAGCTTCACATTGCTGTTTGTAAGCGACTCTCAGCTCTTCAAAAGTAATAGCTCTGTATCCAGGGTCATTCACATCAGGACTTAAGCTTGCTGTTCTGTTGGTTGGGCCTATTGATCCTGCTACGAACCTTGGTTTATCCGGAGTTTTGGCCGTGTATTCATCACAGGCTTTTCTGGCAATTTTGGCCGACTCATAGTTTAGATCGTATACCAGTTCTTCCATGTGATAATCAGCCATCGCAATGGTAGTTCCGGAGAAAGTATTGGTTTCAATAATATCAGCTCCTGCTTCCAGGTATTTCTTGTGTACTTCTTCAATCGCGTGAGGTTGTGTTAGGGAAAGCAAATCGTTGTTTCCTTTTACCGGATGCTCCCAGTCTTTGAAACGTTCACCACGATAGTCTTCTTCTTCAAACTTGTATCGCTGAAGCATGGTTCCCATCGCTCCGTCCAGGACGAGGATGCGTTCTTTGAGGGCTTTGTTTAGTGATTCTATATTTGTCATCTCTTTTATAGTTGTTGAGTGAGGATAGTTTGATAGTTGGTTGGATAGGACTTCGTTCTATCTTTGGGTAAATCGCCCCGTTGGGGCTCTTTGTGATTAATCTAAGGCTTGTTTCAAGTCTGCGATGATATCGTCTACATTTTCCAACCCTACTGAACAACGAACTAATCCTGCAGTAATTCCTACTTCGTTCTTTCTTCATCTGACAATTTAGAGTGCGTTGTAGATGCCGGGTGGGTTACGATCGTTCTTGTATCACCTAAGTTGGCAGACAATGAACACATCTGGATCTTATCTAAGAAGTTTCTTCCGCCTTCTATTCCTCCTTTTATTTCAAAAGCAACGATATTTCCACCAAGCTTCATCTGCTTTTTGGCAACTTCATAGTTTGGATGGGATTTCAGGAATGGATATTTTACAAGTTCTACATTAGGATGATTTTCTAAAAATTCAGCGACCTTTAATGCATTCTCACAGTGTTTTTCCACACGGATGGCTAATGTTTCAAGGCTTTTTGATAATACCCATGCGTTAAAAGGAGACAATGCAGGCCCTGTATTTCTTGCGAAAAGATAGATCTCTCTGATCAGGTCTTCTTTTCCTACTGCAATTCCTCCCAATACTCTTCCCTGTCCATCGATCAGCTTCGTTGCAGAATGTACAACAACATCCGCACCATATTTAATCGGCTGCTGAAGATAAGGTGTTGCAAAACAGTTATCTACAATAAAGATCAGATTATGCTTTTTAGCGATTTGTCCGAAAAATTCCAGATCCAAAATTTCAATCGCAGGATTGGTAGGGGTTTCAAGGTATAAAATCTTTGTATTCGGCTTTATATATTGTTCTACATTCTCTGCATCTCCTGCTTTGAAGTAAGTGGTTTCAATATTCCATTTCGGGAAATACTTGGTGAATAAAGTGTGAGTAGATCCGAAAACCGACTGGCAACTTACAATATGATCTCCTGCACTTAGCAAAGCTGCAAATGTAGAATAGATTGCTGCCATTCCGGTTGCAAAGGCATATCCTGCTTCAGCACCTTCCATTTTGGCAATCTTCTCTGTAAACTCAGATACGTTCGGATTAGAGAAACGGCTGTACAGGTTTTTAGGTTTTTCTTCAGCAAAGCTTGCTCTCATATCTTCAGCATCCTGAAAAATAAAGCTGGAGGTAAGGTATAATGGCGTGGAGTGCTCATCAAACTGAGATCTCTCCGTTTGGGTTCTTATTGCTGATGTTTCGAAATTTTCCATATAGTTTTAATTTGTCTATGTACCAATCTAACAGTGTAACAATGAGATTCTTCGCTTTGTTCAGAATGACAATGATAGCCATTGGTAAACTGATACATTGTTAGATTGTTACATTAATTTATTTTGTTTCACTTAGTCTTAAAATATCACCGAATACACCTCTTGCAGTTACCTGTGCTCCGGCTCCGGCTCCCATAATCACAATTGGATTTTCACCATAACTTTCTGTATAGATTTCAAAGATGGAATCTGAACCTTTCAACTGCCCTAAAGCAGAAGTTGCAGGAACAGAAATCAGTTTTACATCTAACTCCCCTTTGTCTTTCTGTAAATCGCCATGTAAATCTCCCACATATCTCAATACATGACCAGGCTCCTGGTTTTCTTTGATCTTTTGGTATTCTTCATCCAGCTCGTCTAATCTTGTAAGAAATTCTGATTTTGAAACTTCAAGTAAGCTTTCCGGAACCAGATTTTGAATATTGATATCTTCAAATTCATTGATTAAGTCTAGTTCTCTTGCCAAAATCAATAGTTTTCTTGCTACATCATTTCCAGATAGGTCTTCTCTTGGATCCGGTTCAGTATATCCTTTTTCCAAAGCTTCATTGATAATTGTGGAGAATTTATCGTCTCTCAATGAAAAATTGTTGAAAACATAGCTCAATGTTCCGGAAAAAACGCCTTTAATTCTGGTGATATTCTCTCCTGAAAGGTGCAATAATTTAATTGTATCAATTAACGGAAGTCCTGCTCCTACATTAGTTTCATACAGATAACGTCTGTTATTTTTACTCAACGTATATCTTAGTTTACGGTATTCTTCAATCGGAAGGGTGTTGAAGATCTTATTGGAAGAAACCAGATCGAATCCGTTTTCTGCTAATGCATGATAATTTTTAACAAAATCCTTACTTGCTGTATTGTCTACCACAATCAGGTTCTCTAATTGATTTTCATTGGAGAAATTGATGAGTTCCTGAACATCTGAAGAATGTTCTGCCGTTAACACCTCATCAGACCAATTACTATCAAATCCTTTTTTATTGAATGCTATTTTCTTTGAATTGGCTACAGCAACAACTTTCAGATCTACTTTTTTACGTCTTTTAATTTCTTCCGAAGACTCAAGAACCTGTTCGATTAATGTTTTCCCTACATTTCCATGGCCAATAATAGCCAGATGAACGGTCTTCGGTTTTTTGAAGATCTCAGATTCTATAATGTTTCTGGTTTTTTCATCCTGTGAAGAAGTCACTACAATGTTCACTCTGTTTTCACCGGCAACCTGATTGAGCAGCAATGGGAAAACATTGTTTCTAGCCAATTCTGCAAAGACTTTATTGGAATCTTCTGCTACAAAACCAATCACAGAAACATTGTTGATGCTATATATTTGAGATACTTTTCCTGATTTTCTTTCTGCTTCAAACTCATCAATAAGACAAGCTACTGCTTTTTCAGCATCGTTTTCGTGAACTAAAATAGAAATTCCGTTTTCTATGGCTTGCTGAGAGATTACTCCCACACTGATACGCGCTAAAGTAAGCGCTTTAAAAATTCGTCCGTCAATTCCGATTTCTCCTAAGAAATCTTCTCCTTCAAATTTGACAATTGATCTGTTCTTCAAAAATTTTATTTCTTTAGCATTTTTCATTACTTATAAAATGTTTTTTATGATATTATTTAATTGTTGATATTCCATTAGGAAGGCATCATGCCCGTGTATAGATTGGATCTCGTGATAAGAGACATTCTCCTTTTTCTTTTTCAGATTCTCAAAACACATTCGGATTTCAGAAGCCGGGAAGAATAA contains:
- the metH gene encoding methionine synthase, which produces MKYLRLSGLEPLIITPESNFINVGERTNVAGSKKFLRLIKEEKFSEALDIARHQVEGGAQILDVNFDDGLIDGKECMVKFLNLIASEPDIARIPIMVDSSKWEILEAGLQVAQGKCVVNSISLKEGEEEFIKHAKAIKRYGAAMIVMAFDEVGQADNFERRIEISKRSYDILVNQIGFPAEDIIFDLNIFPVATGMDEHRKNAIDFIEATRWVRQNLPYASVSGGVSNVSFSFRGNDTVREAMHSVFLYHAIQAGMNIGIVNPAMLEVYDEINKELLELVEDVILDKREDATERLLDYSEKHKSVKKEKVEDLEWRNNPLQERITYALVKGIDRFIEEDVEEARQVAAKPLHVIEINLMTGMGVVGDLFGSGKMFLPQVVKSARVMKKAVAYLQPYIEAEKDGSRPANGKILMATVKGDVHDIGKNIVSVVLGCNNYEIVDLGVMVPAEKIIQTAIAEKVDVIGLSGLITPSLDEMVYIASELERQNLDFPLLIGGATTSKAHTAVKIDLKYKNAVVHVNDASRAVNVVSSLLGDRNKEYVSDLKNDYSDFREKFLNRQVDKDYVSIEEARENRFKIDWENEEIFTPNNLGIKVIENQDLRELLPFVDWSPFFRSWDLHGKYPNILEDEVVGVQAKELFKDAQVILKRILDEKLLTAKAIFGIFKANSNETDDILIFDENNNEKVKFLTLRQQAQRSKGKDYLALSDFIAPQSSGKTDYMGAFCVTTGFGTDELAEEYEKANDDYNAIMVKALADRFAEAYAEFLHKKVRTEYWGYAVQEDLSNEELIAEKYKGIRPAPGYPACPDHLEKHAIWDLLKVEENIGVYLTESLAMFPTAAVSGYYFGSPHAKYFGLGKIAEDQLKEYSERKGISLQEARKWLSPNLAD
- a CDS encoding fatty acid desaturase family protein, yielding MEKPSYLKDSDDARLFNELRKKVNQRVEAIPENRDIYIKIKAILLPLIYVGLYFFAVLNAERHWVYILSFVLMGIFLVLIYLNLIHEAAHNNIFKSKRLNEAVLHIFDFIGANSYIWKKRHIASHHAYPNVDGWDTDIEQSGLLLIVPWIKAKGVQKYQHRFFFLVYPLYLFNWMFIRDFRDFFDKERVILKTQGRIPVIEKVKMVSYKLFYFFYQIVVPVVFFKVSIGLALGAWFLQVIAASIFALFVLLPLHPLPDNAFPRLNKDNGLPFSWLHHQFEVTNDLKENNWWVRNVLGNFNFHVAHHLFPNYSYMYYNEITEEIEEFAKEHGLAYKRFPLFTALGKHRDLLRQNANNAYYILEE
- a CDS encoding homocysteine S-methyltransferase family protein, with translation MTNIESLNKALKERILVLDGAMGTMLQRYKFEEEDYRGERFKDWEHPVKGNNDLLSLTQPHAIEEVHKKYLEAGADIIETNTFSGTTIAMADYHMEELVYDLNYESAKIARKACDEYTAKTPDKPRFVAGSIGPTNRTASLSPDVNDPGYRAITFEELRVAYKQQCEALLDGGSDILLVETIFDTLNAKAALFAIDELQEERGIRIPIMVSGTITDASGRTLSGQTAEAFLISVSHLNLLSVGFNCALGADQLTPYLETLAHNSEFYVSAYPNAGLPNAFGKYDETPEDMARQIKEYAEKGLINIIGGCCGTTPEHIKAIAELVEKYEPRKLKEFV
- a CDS encoding ACT domain-containing protein — its product is MKNAKEIKFLKNRSIVKFEGEDFLGEIGIDGRIFKALTLARISVGVISQQAIENGISILVHENDAEKAVACLIDEFEAERKSGKVSQIYSINNVSVIGFVAEDSNKVFAELARNNVFPLLLNQVAGENRVNIVVTSSQDEKTRNIIESEIFKKPKTVHLAIIGHGNVGKTLIEQVLESSEEIKRRKKVDLKVVAVANSKKIAFNKKGFDSNWSDEVLTAEHSSDVQELINFSNENQLENLIVVDNTASKDFVKNYHALAENGFDLVSSNKIFNTLPIEEYRKLRYTLSKNNRRYLYETNVGAGLPLIDTIKLLHLSGENITRIKGVFSGTLSYVFNNFSLRDDKFSTIINEALEKGYTEPDPREDLSGNDVARKLLILARELDLINEFEDINIQNLVPESLLEVSKSEFLTRLDELDEEYQKIKENQEPGHVLRYVGDLHGDLQKDKGELDVKLISVPATSALGQLKGSDSIFEIYTESYGENPIVIMGAGAGAQVTARGVFGDILRLSETK